One stretch of Miscanthus floridulus cultivar M001 chromosome 18, ASM1932011v1, whole genome shotgun sequence DNA includes these proteins:
- the LOC136524181 gene encoding zinc finger BED domain-containing protein RICESLEEPER 2-like, producing MHGRARRGGRAHWSCPPRSASPSKPAQPQPRHAPAPAAPLLACPAVRAPPRPRPRARPHPRPNSPSRAPRLALVLARAPPRPRPRARLDLPSSSPSASSSPSASPSASSSSSASPSPSPRRGTRSRVRVPRCPQDFFKCAEGYEARAAKASAKSFRGRISYMHYEARLQAIIDYWVIYEHRKVKKEDARLMHLTKEQYLKVPPGWCANKTRAQQMMVDRVGKRKSHVWADFDEIYENVNSSRICTKAVCKMCKATLSARSISGTGHLKRHQKSCMEKTNRRATIQSRLALNPDGLRNWDYKPDVARQELCRLIARLDLPLGIGDTDAWEEYIQRAHNPIFTRVSRQATTRDLSKLFTEHRNMLKNHILRGASSVGLTSDIWSHNAKEDYISVVAHFVSADWELQKKVIGLRLIEVKHTGQNIAEKIGSVIEEFGLIDKIFSVTLDNASSNAKVMETLTPLFAEYLGSDPAPTPSDPNKRTYHLIHQCCACHIINFIVKSGLKRFKPYTKDFRTAINFLNSSNHRIAKFKNYCNAQGLRPRKFGLDMDVRWNATYIMLKHLLPYKEVFSVFINANFGAELLTPRHWHIAAKVLEFLEVFYESTVVLSSVYYPTSPLVLHHLLDISAHLDESEKDQNLIAVVYPMKLKFFKYWENIPLLSYYASVKTELYKLFAKYDSKFGAAKNRRAAHPAGQTGKRKQAWGRIFGGPGASGVIGPSPTPTSFAASVGCELTAYLDSDNVTAYENDFDLLLWWRDHKLTFPVLSIMAKDIMSVPVSTVSSESCFSLTGRILEERRRRLLPEHVEMLACIKD from the exons GGCGCCGGCCGCGCCCCTCCTCGCCTGCCCCGCCGTGCGcgcccctcctcgtcctcgccctcgGGCTCGTCCTCACCCGCGCCCTAACTCGCCCTCGCGCGCGCCCCGACTCGCCCTCGTCCTCGCCCGCGCCCCTCCTCGACCTCGCCCTCGCGCGCGCCTCGACTTGCCCTCGTCCTCGCCCTCGGCCTCGTCCTCACCGTCAGCCTCGCCCTCGGCCTCGTCCTCATCGtcggcctcgccctcgccctcgccgcgGAGAGGAACAAG gAGCCGAGTCAGAGTACCCCGGTGTCCCCAG gacttcttcaaatGCGCCGAGGGCTACGAGGCGAGGGCGGCCAAGGCATCAGCCAAATCTTTTAGAGGTCGCATCTCatacatgcattacgaggcgcggcTCCAGGCCATCATTGATTACTGGGTCATCTACGAGCATCGGAAGGTAaagaaagaagatgcaagattaatgcatctgaccaaagagcagtacctgaag GTGCCTCCTGGCTGGTGCGCCAATAAAACGCGGGCCCAGCAGATGATGGTCGACAG AGTTGGTAAGCGCAAATCTCATGTCTGGGCTGactttgatgagatctatgagaaTGTGAACAGCAGTAGAATTTGCACTAAAGCTGTTTGCAAAATGTGTAAGGCtactttgtctgctagatctaTTTCTGGAACTGGGcacttgaagaggcaccagaAATCATGTATGGAAAAAACTAATCGACGTGCTACTATTCAGTCTAGGCTTGCGCTTAATCCTGATGGTTTGCGCAACTGGGACTATAAACCTGATGTAGCTAGACAGGAGTTGTGTcgattgattgctaggcttgatcttCCCTTAGGTATTGGTGACACTGATGCATGGGAGGAGTACATTCAACGTGCTCATAACCCTATTTTTACTAGGGTCTCCCGGCAGGCCACCACTAGAGACCTAAGTAAGTTATTCACTGAACAtcgtaatatgcttaagaatCATATTTTGCGTGGTGCTTCATCTGTTGGTTTGACATCTGACATTTGGTCTcataatgctaaggaggactacaTTAGTGTAGTTGCTCATTTTGTGAGTGCTGACTGGGAGCTACAGAAAAAGGTAATTGGGTTGAGATTGATTGAGGTGAAGCATACTGGTCAGAACATTGCTGAAAAAATTGGTTCTGTGATTGAGGAATTTGGTTTGATTGACAAGATCTTTTCTGTTACTCTAgataatgcttcttctaatgcaaAAGTAATGGAAACTTTGACACCTTTGTTTGCAGAATACTTGGGTTCTGATCCAGCCCCTACACCTTCTGATCCTAATAAAAGAACTTATCACCTTATTCATCaatgttgtgcttgtcatatcataaaTTTTATTGTTAAATCTGGTTTAAagaggttcaaaccttacacaaaagattttagaactgctattaacttcttaaattcttCTAATCATAGAATTGCTAAGTTTAAGAACTACTGCAATGCTCAAGGTTTAAGACCTAGGAAGTTtggtttggatatggatgttagatggaatgctacatacATTATGCTTAAACACCTGCTGCCATATAAGGAagttttttctgtgttcattaatgctAATTTTGGGGCTGAATTGTTAACTCCAAGGCATTGGCATATAGCTGCAAAGGTATTGGAATTCCTGGAAGTATTTTATGAATCAACTGTTGTTCTTTCTAGTGTGTACTATCCAACTAGCCCTCTTGTTTTGCATCATCTGCTTGACATTTCTGCTCATTTGGATGAAAGTGAAAAGGATCAAAATCTGATAGCTGTTGTGTATCCGATGAAACTAAAATTTTTTAAATACTGGGAAAATATACCTCTGCT TTCATATTATGCTTCTGTTAAAACTGAACTTTATAAGTTGTTTGCCAAGTATGAcagcaagtttggtgcagctaaaAATAGAAGGGCTGCACATCCTGCAGGCCAAACTGGTAAGAGAAAACAGGCTTGGGGAAGAATATTTGGAGGCCCTGGAGCCTCTGGTGTTATTGGTCCATCCCCTACCCCAACTTCATTTGCTGCATCTGTTGGTTGTGAGCTCACGGCTTACctggacagtgacaatgtcactgcatatgaaAATGACTTTGATTTgcttctctggtggcgtgaccataAACTAACCTTTCCCGTTTTATCTATAATGGCAAAAGATATAATGTCTGTTCCAGTGTCTACTGTGTCTTCAGAATCATGCTTCAGCTTGACAGGAAGGATACTTGAAGAGCGGCGCCGACGCTTGTTGCCAGAACATGTggagatgcttgcttgcatcaaGGATTAG